The bacterium genomic sequence CGAGCGACCATGGAGCTTCGGTATCGAAATAGCGGTTGGTGGCTCGCACGAGCTGAAGCGTTTCCTCAACAATCACATGAAGCTTCAGTTCGGACAGATAGGAAGGAACGGCAGACACGAGAGCTGCCGCCTGCTCGCGCAACGCACAAGGCGTCGCCGGTGCTTCGGGAATGATACCGTCAAAGTAATTGTGCACGAGCTTCGTTACTCGCGAAAGTAGATTTCCGAGATCGTTGGCCAGGTCGCTGTTGATCCGGTTGACAAGCAAATCGGCCGTGAATTTAGCATCGAGTCCGATGACCATGTCCCGCATGAGAAAGTAGCGAAGCGGATCGGCACCGAAGAATTTGACCAGGGGCAGAACATCTACCGGTCGTCCCGATGATTTCGAGATCTTCGTGTCGCGGAAATTCCAATATCCGTGAACCGTAAGATGCTGGTATGGCTCGAGGCCCGCCGCCTTGAGCATGATCGGCCAGTAGATCGCATGTGGTTTGAGGATGTCCTTCCCGATCAGATGTTCGGCCGCGTGCCAGTAGTCCATCCATTCGGCGTCACGTTCACAGCCAATTCCCGTGAGGTAGTTCAACAGTGCGTCAAACCAGACGTAGGTGACGAAATTCGGATCAAATGGAATCTCGATTCCCCACGTAAGACGAGATCGCGGACGCGAAATGCAGAGATCTTCCAGAGGTTCGCGAAGAAATCCGAGCACCTCATTGCGATATCTTTCGGGTCGCACAAACTGAGGATGGTCGTTGATGTAGTCTATCAACCACTGTTGGTAGCGACTCATACGGAAGAAGTAATTTTTCTCTTCCACGTATTCCGGCGGAGTGTTATGATCCGGGCACTTGCCGTCAACAAGTTCCTTTTCGGTGAGGAATCGCTCGCAGCCCGTACAATAGTACCCGCCGTATTCGCCGAAATAAATATCTCCGTTGTCGTAGATACGTTGAAGAATCGTTTGAACAAGCTCTCGATGGTCAGGATCGGTGGTGCGAATGAAACGGTCCGGGAATACGTGAAGCTCCGGCCACAGAGTACGAAACCGGGAGCTCACCTGATCCACGAACTCCTGCGGCACTATCCCCCTGGCGGTGGCGGCACGGGCGATTTTATCACCATGCTCATCGGTGCCGGTCAGAAAATACGTTTCGTGACCTAGCATTCGGTGAAAGCGTGCCAGTGTGTCGGCAAGAATCGTGGTATAGGCCGTTCCGATGTGGGGATCGGCGTTGACGTAGTAAATGGGGGTCGTGACGTAGTAGACGTTCATCGAAGATGATAAAATGATGTGCTGTGTGATACAGAACGTTGGTGCGTGAGTTAGTCGTCGGTTGATGGAGCATTCGAATCAGAACCGCTCGGTACGTTCTTGTCGCCCTTGCGGTGGCTGCGACGTCGCTTGCGCTTCTTTTTCGACGCTCCCTGTCGAGCCGGCACACTCAAGTCGGTTCCGGCTTGGATTTCTTCTCCATCCTCGCCGGCGGAGAGTCCGATTCCGCCACCGGCCAGTAATGTGACCCGCTCTCCGGCTTTGACTTCGGTGGTATCGGGCGCTACAGGTTCTTCGTCGCGGGGAGGAGGAGGAACAGGGGCGGCTGACTGAAGGTTCAGATGGATGAAATCGGCCCGTGTCATCTCCGAGTTCCAGTCCGAGATCTCCTGGAATTCTGCCGGTGCCAGTCGCTCGGTGTCGCCGCTTTCGAAACGGAGATGAATCTGCTCACGAATCAGGTCGAGCTTCTCTACGCAACCGCGGCCCTTGACTCCATCTTGCACCGGATGACCGAGTTTCGGACACTGGCGTTGGAAGTCGCGGTAGGCGTCAAGTTCGTAGCGCAAACAGCACTTGAGCCGCCCGCAGACTCCCGAAAGCTTCGAAGGATTCAGCGGCAGGAATTGATCGCGCGGCATCTGAGTGGTAATCGGCTTGAACTCGTCCAGGAATGTGCTGCAACAGAGCGAGCAGCCGCAGACGCCATATCCACCCGTGCGTTTCGTTTCATCGCGCGCGCCGATTTGTCGGAGGTCAATGCGCGTGCGGAACGTCGAAGCCAGATCCTTGACCAGTTCGCGGAAATCTACCCGGCCGTCGGCCGTGAAATAGAAGGTCATCTTGCGACCATCCCATTGCAGCTCGATATCCACCAGTTTCATTTCGAGCTTGTGTTGGATGATCTTCTGCAATGCGATTTCGCGGGCATCCTTTTCCCGCCGCCGATTCTGCATGGCGACGCGGAGATCGTCCGCGGTAGCTCGCCGAACGATGACCAACGACGGCTGCTCCTCGCTCGACGTGCCGGGTCGCCAATCCAAGTGTGTGATTCGGCCCAAGTCCTGGCCGCGTTCAACGGCGACGATCGCCGGATCGGCTATTTCGAAAGGGAATTGTTCGGGATTTTTCGCGTGTAGCTTGCGATGACCCTTGAATTCCACCTCAACGATGTCAAACATCAACGGTTCTCGAAGTTGCTCGTTTTACGGCGGTGCGCGGTCCGAGACAGTCTCGGAGTCGGATGGCCAGCGTGAAAAGCGAAAAGTTCTCCGTGTAGCCGCGGGCGAGATGATTCATACATTCATCCACGATCTGAACGGCGGCGTCGATATCCGCCTGTGGAAAAGCCTTCAGTATGCCGTCAAGGACTTTTTCGGACTCCCGAAACGTCAGCGGAGTTTCTCCCAATCGGCGGAGGGCGACGTCTCGGAACAGCATTTTCAGAAGCTCGAGCGAGGTATCGGGCGGAAGTGAACCCGTGTCTCGCAGCGTTTCGGATGCCTCGGGAAGTTTGAGGGGATCACAACTGGCAGCGGCCTTGAGGTAGTTGATCACGTGTTCTTGAATCCTGCCGACGTCGCCTTCCGCAAGTGCGCGGGCGTGGGCGAGACTTCCACCGGAGATGGCGGCGGATATTTGCGACCGTGCCGCATCGCTACCCGATTGAGTCAGTGCCGCGGCGATCTCCTCCGAATCGAGTGGAGGAACAGCAAGACGTTGGCAGCGTGAGCGGACGGTGGGACGAAGTGCTTGCTCGCGGTCAGTGGTAAGCACGAAGAAAGCC encodes the following:
- the metG gene encoding methionine--tRNA ligase, which codes for MNVYYVTTPIYYVNADPHIGTAYTTILADTLARFHRMLGHETYFLTGTDEHGDKIARAATARGIVPQEFVDQVSSRFRTLWPELHVFPDRFIRTTDPDHRELVQTILQRIYDNGDIYFGEYGGYYCTGCERFLTEKELVDGKCPDHNTPPEYVEEKNYFFRMSRYQQWLIDYINDHPQFVRPERYRNEVLGFLREPLEDLCISRPRSRLTWGIEIPFDPNFVTYVWFDALLNYLTGIGCERDAEWMDYWHAAEHLIGKDILKPHAIYWPIMLKAAGLEPYQHLTVHGYWNFRDTKISKSSGRPVDVLPLVKFFGADPLRYFLMRDMVIGLDAKFTADLLVNRINSDLANDLGNLLSRVTKLVHNYFDGIIPEAPATPCALREQAAALVSAVPSYLSELKLHVIVEETLQLVRATNRYFDTEAPWSLAKTDKRRCGAVLYDCAEALRIAAVILSPIMPAKMAVLFSRMGEAVEDFRLESATAWGRLRPGAHTTIGDPLFPRIDEATLSDAIPELFTDSKPIVSPKVHSMDTELLDVQDFARVQLRTAKILAAERVEGTDKLVKLQIDVGNGKRQIVAGIARHYNPSQLIGKTIIVITNLKPTKLRGELSEGMLLAAKSEGRLVLLTTDEEISPGATIS